A section of the Aricia agestis chromosome 4, ilAriAges1.1, whole genome shotgun sequence genome encodes:
- the LOC121726677 gene encoding uncharacterized protein LOC121726677: MRRGHARSSGWRNENPRHFRPRNGGNPFYRPPRPIFGLLDTPRFPPPNHPNRPHAYGGRFENIERGREKHSGESSYRPDPHNSYQSNSEKPRYNERQKFFAKNRPEYEKPSDSYNNQRNFVQNKHDNSFLHKNSMGDVDHRQVSHNRNYRSGNIDPWNDDARPYRPRNYDPVQRNDFPESNKIPLPEYSGHRPPSSDHYGCSSSISTIEKSNSFSRSVDDTVDIVRKRLQNRSESTSFDNYENRQSIEDQTFGHDQVNTSDGSQESPIKRRLQRQRQSDKVNCAKMKNKIVNQLFKMDKEKIHKLMDNPNCSSKFEFAINSLITESQNSFNRHLRSVAEKSLCSSSDDFIQSDNNTIYEDTFMKQMQCILDPQDTILLEDIKPIVMAELSSILQVDEEDNQYIQDEHIMHFNEFQQSNSRNQNIPTDQMHCYDNYGNVQEDYDNNYCHKNLDNMVSSHSHETERWPLFQRRPQRISKHFSTDTTTSQYRNSNDKIDHSFESQKGFDANTEPLSEEDDTFAELDNQYHVAVDHDFIEQEDSISEQNAVNRTSYSVFVKSEKVEKEIECKQEVREEICDRSCTNPNRNDTVEEKPENLKFSFTSDVENAKVSEQKNRESNTSQSKRRTIDDFPSNKFTPDSRKRTNDQKPSHRKEKRKKSENSQTLETSKQILNKNIIINVNDCANKTSEKCDAPKSIFNLFFSKEKDKTVSKEINVISEKPVIKKEVSKTPDAKIDRRRKKCNSMSSNLSTSPKELNNSCNISSTSKTDTKATLKTIDMFTEKPKKVSIHQAHRNTSKLDLESDKKLDKTVLTKQVSKSQATIQIPKKISSKETQTIKPKKQTRFSQTINKAMAFKATQTDIKVCDKPGSKTTDPLERMKEIDLEIQALIQEKFKLYSSIESKESSTNSLNSLGMTVLNVGVEEEQNEPILTEDAIVENFVNIPDDELEKIVFNSDPHELSTENDGRKTNTRKVTSQTSQLSDVSARTIKKPNKKFKTPNISLIEQIITDERPLEDIISLDDYELTPVKKKGKSKKPRQISRKKPVHKGNLSIDYYKKYSLKGCSVVLTRTDIQEYLKDTTVTSSLGKDENLMCNVEPRATADDVPTKIIEEAVVNEIQFDMLDVSEDIVIGDVCAVKADNDKDAVENVSLSINEEVILDNSQSSMEEVATTVFGQNDGCKVFDYSADENLKRDSTLVSGNGDAILAIECVENNFLAASLDGHVYYFNSDGQLLSTLYGSNFAVTCLTIVKEKYGTTVYTGSLDSRLRLYDLETGRPVGAETNVLSPIQTMDRAWDTLFVGTRTGFVLQFEHKNNLLIPVSSVKFSDQSILALKAMKEGPRKVLLVAARSENVTIKDAQTGLLLRTLVGPKMTVYSLLYEDGKVYCGTSSHQIHVFDYTSGSHAGTHSGGKGAVCLRATGGLVFAGCYDGCVYIYREGENEPRAQIVGPSLMLLSLAVVGTKIIAGYKDRSLYIWKIPLCILQEMIL, from the exons ATGAGGCGAGGTCATGCAAGATCAAGTGGATGGCGTAATGAAAATCCTAGACATTTTAGGCCCCGAAACGGCGGCAATCCTTTTTATCGACCACCAAGgccaatttttggtctattagATACACCACG CTTTCCACCACCAAACCATCCCAATAGGCCACATGCATATGGTGGTAGATTTGAAAATATTGAAAGGGGACGTGAAAAACATTCAGGAGAGTCTAGTTATAGGCCCGATCCTCACAATTCTTATCAGAGTAATTCAGAAAAACCACGGTATAAtgaaagacaaaaattttttgcaaaaaacaGGCCTGAATATGAAAAGCCTTCTGATTCATACAATAATCAAAGAAACTTTGTGCAAAATAAACATGACAATAGTTTCTTGCATAAAAATAGCATGGGAGATGTTGATCATCGGCAAGTAAGTCACAATAGAAATTACAGAAGTGGTAATATTGATCCTTGGAATGATGACGCCAGACCATATAGACCAAGAAATTATGACCCTGTACAGCGAAATGATTTTCCTGAGTCAAATAAAATCCCTTTACCAGAATATTCCGGGCACAGGCCTCCATCATCTGATCACTACGGTTGTAGCTCTTCAATTTCAACGATTGAAAAGTCAAACTCTTTCAGCCGATCAGTAGATGATACTGTTGATATTGTAAGGAAACGTCTTCAAAATCGATCTGAATCAACAAGTTTTGATAATTATGAAAACAGGCAAAGTATAGAAGATCAAACATTTGGGCATGATCAAGTGAATACATCAGATGGATCACAAGAATCTCCAATAAAAAGGAGACTTCAGAGACAAAGACAAAGTGATAAAGTAAACTGTGCTaaaatgaaaaacaaaataGTGAATCAGCTGTTTAAAATGGACAAAGAAAAAATTCACAAACTTATGGACAATCCCAACTGTTCTTCCAAATTTGAATTTGCAATCAATAGTCTTATAACTGAATCACAAAACAGTTTTAATAGGCATTTACGATCTGTTGCAGAGAAGTCGTTGTGCAGTTCTAGTGATGATTTTATTCAGAGTGACAACAACACAATATATGAAGATACATTCATGAAACAAATGCAATGCATATTAGATCCACAAGATACTATACTTCTAGAAGATATAAAACCCATTGTGATGGCAGAACTGAGTAGTATATTGCAAGTAGATGAAGAAGATAATCAATATATACAAGATGAGCATATTATGCATTTCAATGAGTTTCAACAAAGTAACTCGAGAAACCAAAACATACCAACGGATCAAATGCATTGCTATGACAATTATGGTAATGTTCAAGAAGACTATGATAACAATTACTGTCACAAAAATCTTGATAATATGGTGTCCTCTCATTCTCATGAAACTGAACGTTGGCCACTATTTCAAAGAAGGCCGCAGAGAATAAgtaaacattttagtactgataCAACAACTTCTCAATATCGTAATTCTAATGACAAAATTGATCACTCATTTGAAAGTCAAAAAGGTTTTGATGCTAATACCGAACCACTATCTGAAGAAGATGACACCTTTGCAGAACTTGATAATCAGTATCATGTGGCAGTAGATCATGATTTTATTGAACAAGAAGATAGCATATCTGAACAAAATGCAGTGAATCGTACATCATACTCAGTCTTTGTTAAAAGTGAAAAGGTTGAAAAGGAAATAGAATGTAAACAGGAAGTAAGAGAAGAAATTTGTGATAGATCTTGCACAAATCCAAATCGAAATGACACGGTTGAAGAAAAAcctgaaaatttaaaattttctttcacTTCAGATGTTGAAAATGCTAAAGTTAGTGAACAGAAAAATAGAGAGTCTAATACAAGTCAAAGTAAAAGGAGAACAATCGATGATTTTCCCAGTAATAAGTTTACACCAGACTCACGCAAAAGAACCAATGACCAAAAACCATCTCATCGAAaagaaaaacgcaaaaaaagcgAAAACAGTCAAACTTTGGAGACAAGTAaacaaattttgaataaaaatataattataaacgtAAATGATTGCGCAAATAAAACATCCGAGAAGTGTGATGCACCAAAATcgatatttaatttattctttTCGAAAGAAAAAGATAAAACAGTTTCTAAAGAGATAAACGTTATTTCAGAGAAGCCTGTTATTAAGAAAGAAGTTTCAAAAACACCTGACGCAAAAATTGATAGAAGACGAAAAAAATGCAACTCAATGTCATCCAACCTATCCACAAGTCCAAAAGAATTGAATAATTCATGTAATATCAGTTCAACATCCAAAACAGACACCAAAGCCACTTTAAAAACAATTGACATGTTTACTGAAAAACCTAAAAAAGTAAGTATTCATCAAGCCCATAGAAATACTTCAAAACTTGATCTTGAAAGTGACAAAAAATTAGATAAAACAGTATTAACCAAGCAAGTAAGTAAATCACAGGCTACAATTcaaattcctaaaaaaatatcatccaAAGAGACACAAACCATAAAACCAAAAAAGCAAACAAGATTTAGTCAAACTATTAATAAAGCTATGGCGTTTAAAGCTACACAAACCGATATAAAAGTTTGTGATAAGCCAGGCTCAAAAACCACAGATCCACTTGAAAGGATGAAAGAAATTGATTTAGAAATACAGGCTTTAATTCAAGAGAAGTTTAAATTATACAGCTCAATTGAGTCTAAAGAATCAAGTACAAATTCTTTAAATAGTCTAGGTATGACGGTTCTAAATGTTGGGGTTGAAGAAGAGCAAAATGAGCCAATACTAACAGAGGATGCCATTGTGGAGAACTTTGTAAACATCCCTGATGACGAGTtggaaaaaattgtatttaacaGTGATCCACATGAATTAAGTACAGAAAACGATGGTAGAAAAACAAATACGCGGAAAGTTACTTCCCAAACTAGTCAACTGTCAGACGTATCAGCAAGGACAATTAAAAAGCccaataaaaaattcaaaacaccAAACATATCACTTATTGAACAAATCATAACAGACGAAAGACCATTAGAGGATATCATATCTCTTGATGATTATGAATTAACACCAGTAAAGAAAAAAGGTAAAAGTAAAAAACCTCGCCAAATATCTAGGAAAAAACCAGTTCACAAGGGAAATCTCTCTATagattactataaaaaatacagCCTTAAGGGGTGCTCTGTTGTATTGACGAGAACAGATATACAAGAGTATTTGAAAGACACTACTGTGACATCATCACTGGGGAAAGATGAAAACTTAATGTGTAATGTTGAGCCAAGAGCAACTGCTGACGATGTACCAACTAAAATTATAGAAGAAGCAGTTGTTAATGAGATCCAATTTGATATGCTTGATGTATCCGAGGACATTGTTATTGGCGATGTTTGTGCTGTTAAAGCTGACAATGACAAGGACGCTGTTGAAAATGTTTCCTTGTCAATTAATGAGGAAGTAATATTAGATAACAGCCAATCGTCCATGGAAGAAGTGGCAACTACAGTTTTTGGACAAAATGATGGGTGTAAAGTTTTTGATTATTCAGCTGATGAGAATTTAAAGAGAGACTCAACTCTCGTATCTGGCAATGGTGATGCTATACTAGCTATTGAG TGTGTTGAAAACAATTTCTTAGCTGCATCCTTAGATGGACATGTTTACTACTTTAATTCTGATGGTCAACTGCTTTCTACATTATATGGATCAAACTTTGCAGTAACATGCCTTACCATAGTGAAAGAAAAGTATGGTACTACTGTCTACACAGGTTCCCTAGACTCTAGACTAAGACTGTATGACTTGGag ACGGGACGTCCGGTAGGTGCAGAGACAAATGTGCTTAGTCCTATACAGACAATGGACCGAGCGTGGGACACATTGTTTGTTGGTACCAGAACAGGATTTGTTTTGCAGTTTGAACATAAG aATAACTTGCTGATCCCAGTAAGTTCTGTGAAGTTTTCGGACCAGTCTATTTTGGCTCTGAAAGCAATGAAGGAAGGTCCCCGTAAAGTTTTGCTTGTGGCTGCCAGGTCCGAAAATGTGACAATAAAGGATGCCCAAACAGGCCTATTGCTACGAACTCTGGTTGGACCCAAAATGACAGTCTACTCACTTCTCTATGAAGATGGCAAAGTTTATTGTGGAACAAGTAGTCATCAAATACATGTTTTTGACTACACC